In Pengzhenrongella sicca, a single genomic region encodes these proteins:
- a CDS encoding YdeI/OmpD-associated family protein, which yields MRFHTIVQRTGGNTTGIEVPPEVVQALGAGRKPPVTVTVNGYTYRGTVAVRDGAYLVSLSAQHRAAAGVAGGDEIDVDLELDVSERTVEVPADLAAALDAEPAARRTFDGLSRSNRSWHVLQVEGAKTDETRRRRVAKSVEMLAEGRAR from the coding sequence ATGCGATTTCACACGATCGTGCAGCGCACCGGCGGGAACACGACCGGGATCGAGGTCCCGCCTGAGGTGGTGCAGGCGCTCGGCGCCGGCCGCAAGCCACCGGTCACGGTGACCGTGAACGGCTACACCTATCGCGGGACCGTCGCCGTGCGCGACGGCGCCTACCTCGTCAGCCTGAGCGCGCAGCACCGCGCGGCGGCCGGCGTCGCCGGCGGCGACGAGATCGACGTCGACCTCGAGCTGGACGTGAGCGAGCGCACGGTGGAGGTGCCCGCCGACCTCGCGGCGGCGCTCGACGCCGAGCCGGCGGCTCGGCGCACGTTCGACGGCCTCTCGCGCAGCAACCGGTCCTGGCACGTGCTCCAGGTCGAGGGCGCGAAGACGGACGAGACGCGTCGGCGGCGGGTCGCGAAGTCGGTCGAGATGCTCGCCGAGGGGCGCGCGCGCTAG
- a CDS encoding TetR/AcrR family transcriptional regulator, with the protein MRSAETVGAAPAGDLTARARIRDAAIQRFAVAGFGVGVRSIAQDAGVSAALILHHFGSKDGLRAACDEHVLASIREVKSTTLRSGDMGAVLLALASMDESAPLLGYALRSLQSGGDLARSFIDQFAADAQAYMADAVAAGVMRPSRDEQARARYLTVQGFGALLLDLTLNPPDDPSDLVGVLHAYLDRTAVPTLELYTEGLLTDTRMLDAYLLYQREPSEPDVRAPG; encoded by the coding sequence ATGCGTTCAGCCGAGACTGTGGGGGCCGCGCCGGCCGGCGACCTCACCGCGCGCGCCCGGATCCGCGACGCGGCGATCCAGCGGTTCGCGGTGGCGGGATTCGGCGTCGGCGTGCGCTCGATCGCCCAGGACGCCGGGGTGAGCGCCGCACTGATCCTGCACCACTTCGGGTCGAAGGACGGGCTGCGCGCGGCCTGCGACGAGCACGTGCTCGCGTCGATCCGCGAGGTCAAGTCGACGACGCTCCGGTCGGGGGACATGGGCGCCGTGCTGCTCGCGCTCGCCTCGATGGACGAGTCGGCGCCGCTGCTCGGCTACGCGCTGCGCAGCCTGCAGTCGGGGGGTGACCTCGCGCGCAGCTTCATCGACCAGTTCGCTGCTGATGCGCAGGCGTACATGGCCGACGCCGTCGCGGCCGGGGTGATGCGGCCGAGTCGGGACGAGCAGGCGCGCGCGCGATACCTGACCGTGCAGGGCTTCGGCGCCCTGCTGCTCGATCTCACCCTCAACCCGCCGGACGACCCGTCCGACCTCGTCGGCGTGCTGCACGCGTACCTGGACCGGACGGCCGTGCCGACGCTCGAGCTGTACACCGAGGGGCTCTTGACCGACACCCGGATGCTCGATGCGTACCTGCTGTATCAGCGCGAGCCGTCCGAGCCCGACGTGCGCGCACCGGGGTGA
- a CDS encoding ABC transporter ATP-binding protein encodes MSSVPSPVIDVRQLRKSFGSAPALDGLDLAVLPGQVHGFLGPNGAGKSTTIRVLLGLLRADAGTVRLFGADPWHGAVALHRRLAYVPGDVTLWPKLTGGETIDLFTSLRGGVDRRRTTELLERFELDPTKKTRTYSKGNRQKVALVAALASDVELLVLDEPTSGLDPLMELTFQQVIAEVAATGTTVLLSSHLLAEVEKLCDRVTIIRAGRAARSGTLAELRHLTRSTVTVRSGADAGAVGALGGVYGVVRDGDRLRFTVDDGALPAVLGVLVPAGIGSLVVAPPTLEELFVHQYGADAAATATGAAR; translated from the coding sequence GTGTCTTCCGTACCGTCGCCCGTGATCGATGTCCGCCAGCTCCGCAAGTCCTTCGGGTCCGCTCCGGCGCTCGACGGCCTCGACCTCGCCGTGCTGCCGGGGCAGGTGCACGGCTTCCTCGGGCCGAACGGGGCCGGGAAGTCGACGACGATCCGCGTGCTGCTCGGGCTGCTGCGCGCCGACGCGGGGACGGTTCGCCTGTTCGGCGCCGACCCGTGGCACGGCGCCGTCGCCCTGCACCGGCGGCTCGCGTACGTCCCCGGCGACGTCACCCTCTGGCCGAAGCTGACCGGCGGCGAGACGATCGACCTGTTCACGAGCCTGCGCGGCGGGGTCGACCGCCGCCGCACGACGGAGCTGCTGGAGCGGTTCGAGCTCGATCCGACGAAGAAGACGCGCACGTACTCCAAGGGCAACCGGCAGAAGGTCGCGCTCGTCGCGGCGCTGGCGAGCGACGTCGAGCTGCTCGTGCTGGACGAGCCCACGTCGGGGCTGGACCCGCTCATGGAGCTCACGTTCCAGCAGGTCATCGCCGAGGTCGCCGCGACCGGCACCACCGTGCTGCTGTCGAGCCACCTCCTCGCGGAGGTCGAGAAGCTGTGCGACCGCGTCACGATCATCCGCGCGGGCCGCGCAGCGCGCAGCGGCACGCTCGCCGAGCTGCGGCACCTCACCCGCAGCACCGTCACGGTGCGCAGCGGCGCGGACGCCGGCGCGGTCGGCGCCCTCGGTGGCGTCTACGGGGTGGTGCGCGACGGGGACCGGCTGCGCTTCACGGTCGACGACGGCGCGCTGCCCGCCGTTCTTGGGGTGCTTGTGCCGGCGGGGATCGGCTCGCTCGTGGTCGCCCCGCCGACGCTCGAGGAGCTCTTCGTCCATCAGTACGGCGCGGATGCCGCCGCGACGGCCACGGGGGCCGCGCGGTGA
- a CDS encoding ABC transporter permease yields MTALDRSPVPVLGAPSRAARSDAFVAAGRLTRFALRRDRTRIAVWALALSGLIAYFAAAIPAAYPEPGMLQARAAIMREPAGAFMAGPGYGLDAYTFGAMVSNELLGLLAVAAALTSASLVVRHTRAEEETGRAELIRAGVVGRFAPLTAALATMVVADVVVAAALFAALAGSGFAATDSLAVALGVALVGLAFGAVAAVTAQLAEHSRAASGLAGAALGLAYVLRGIGDAAGPGGSTLSWLSPIGWAQQTRAFVDLRWWPLALCMALAAAAGVVAFALAGRRDLGAGLVPARRGRAQASRALGSPIGVSARMERAVVGGWAVGIGIFAALTGSLGQGIVDSFADQPQLAEVFGAGGSADVLSATLAAFLSFFAMAVAAYAVTAVNRLRREEDEGRVGALLATAVSRTAWFAGALTVTAAACALLLVVAGMCLGLGAAASVGDPDLTWQLAGASLAYLPIVLCFGALAALAFGLRSGGWAVWALLVASIVVGVYGPLFNLPAGAIDAAPFGLVPLVPSEPFDALPLVLMCAVVAALVTGAAAALRRRDLRA; encoded by the coding sequence GTGACGGCCCTCGACCGCTCGCCCGTCCCTGTTCTCGGTGCCCCGTCGCGCGCCGCGCGGTCGGACGCGTTCGTCGCCGCTGGCAGGCTGACTCGGTTCGCGCTGCGCCGGGACCGGACCCGCATCGCGGTCTGGGCGCTCGCGCTCAGCGGCCTGATCGCCTACTTCGCGGCCGCGATCCCCGCGGCCTACCCCGAACCCGGGATGCTCCAGGCCCGCGCGGCGATCATGCGGGAACCCGCCGGCGCGTTCATGGCGGGGCCGGGGTACGGGCTTGACGCGTACACGTTCGGCGCGATGGTGTCGAACGAGCTGCTCGGGTTGCTGGCCGTCGCGGCGGCACTCACGTCGGCCTCCCTCGTCGTTCGCCACACCCGGGCGGAGGAGGAGACCGGCCGAGCGGAGCTGATCCGCGCGGGCGTCGTCGGTCGCTTCGCGCCGCTGACGGCGGCGCTGGCGACGATGGTGGTCGCCGACGTCGTCGTGGCGGCCGCGCTTTTCGCCGCGCTCGCGGGCAGCGGCTTCGCGGCGACCGACTCGCTCGCCGTCGCCCTGGGGGTCGCGCTCGTGGGCCTGGCGTTCGGGGCGGTCGCCGCGGTGACCGCGCAGCTGGCCGAGCACTCGCGCGCCGCGTCCGGGCTCGCGGGTGCGGCGCTCGGGCTCGCGTACGTGCTGCGCGGCATCGGGGACGCCGCCGGCCCGGGTGGGTCGACCCTGTCGTGGCTGTCGCCGATCGGTTGGGCGCAGCAGACCCGGGCCTTCGTCGACCTGCGCTGGTGGCCGCTCGCGCTGTGCATGGCCCTCGCGGCCGCCGCGGGCGTCGTCGCGTTCGCGCTCGCGGGCCGGCGCGACCTCGGCGCCGGGCTCGTTCCGGCGCGCCGCGGCCGGGCGCAGGCCTCGCGCGCGCTCGGGAGCCCGATCGGCGTGAGCGCGCGGATGGAGCGTGCCGTCGTGGGCGGCTGGGCCGTCGGGATCGGCATCTTCGCGGCTCTGACCGGCTCGCTGGGGCAGGGCATCGTCGACAGCTTCGCGGACCAGCCGCAGCTCGCCGAGGTGTTCGGCGCGGGCGGCTCGGCGGACGTGCTGAGCGCGACGCTCGCCGCGTTCCTGAGCTTCTTCGCGATGGCCGTCGCCGCGTACGCAGTGACCGCGGTGAACCGGCTGCGGCGCGAGGAGGACGAGGGCCGCGTGGGCGCACTCCTGGCGACGGCGGTCAGCCGGACCGCCTGGTTCGCCGGCGCCCTCACGGTGACCGCCGCCGCGTGCGCCCTGCTGCTGGTCGTGGCGGGGATGTGTCTTGGCCTCGGTGCCGCCGCGTCGGTGGGCGACCCGGACCTGACCTGGCAGCTCGCCGGCGCGAGCCTCGCGTACCTCCCGATCGTGCTGTGCTTCGGGGCACTCGCGGCCCTGGCCTTCGGGCTGCGCTCCGGGGGGTGGGCGGTGTGGGCGCTGCTCGTGGCGTCGATCGTGGTGGGGGTCTACGGACCACTGTTCAACCTGCCCGCCGGGGCGATCGACGCGGCGCCGTTCGGGCTCGTCCCCCTCGTGCCGAGCGAGCCGTTCGACGCGCTGCCGCTGGTCCTGATGTGCGCCGTCGTCGCCGCTCTGGTCACCGGCGCCGCGGCCGCGCTACGGCGCCGTGACCTGAGGGCGTGA
- a CDS encoding histidine kinase N-terminal 7TM domain-containing diguanylate cyclase → MGIAYLVTAVVFAALAAVSWVRRADSRTVAISLTFVMIGSCWWSVALALTQLTGSTVAAVATIATFPGPSVMSAAFVVLGLAIMWPQWTPPRTLVLALLIEPVLISVAGLTNPWHELVYSGPGAAEVADPAGWAYGPVFWLDSWFGYTSMAVGFALIGWSWWRAQPVFRPQRLALLGAALIPVLVNGVFLAGGFGDSIDPTLFGFAATGTVMTYLIFRQDRFSFSPVARTLIIDQIGDAIIVVSPTGRVLDLNPAAAELALGLTVRSQADLVGSTVRELFGTSLALDGRHRQVVVDLPGGTRAEFHVRSSPLVDRRSRELGSVLVARNVTEANAQTRRLSEANDQLVRQVETIDRLRADLVQLASRDPLTGLHNRRYLVERFAGMLETARVEGSCVVVTLVDIDRFKSINDEFGHLAGDRVLIAIAQRLREQAPAGALVARWGGEEFFVALPGTGTADGLAFAEELRRRCEQQGVTVEDRTIRCTLSAGVATYPDSGASMNDLFHAADMAMYAAKAAGRNVVRLYEPTEPDEMTQPDEMTQPDD, encoded by the coding sequence GTGGGAATCGCCTATCTGGTGACCGCCGTGGTGTTCGCGGCGCTCGCGGCCGTGTCCTGGGTTCGCCGCGCCGACAGCCGGACGGTCGCGATCAGCCTCACCTTCGTCATGATCGGCTCGTGCTGGTGGTCGGTCGCCCTCGCGCTGACGCAGCTGACCGGATCCACGGTCGCGGCCGTCGCGACGATCGCCACCTTCCCCGGGCCGAGCGTGATGTCGGCCGCCTTCGTGGTGCTTGGCCTGGCGATCATGTGGCCGCAGTGGACGCCGCCGCGGACCCTCGTGCTGGCGCTCCTCATCGAGCCGGTCCTGATCTCCGTCGCCGGCCTGACCAACCCGTGGCACGAGCTCGTCTACTCCGGGCCGGGCGCCGCCGAGGTCGCGGACCCGGCCGGGTGGGCGTACGGACCGGTCTTTTGGCTGGACAGCTGGTTCGGCTACACCTCGATGGCGGTCGGCTTCGCCCTGATCGGGTGGAGCTGGTGGCGCGCCCAGCCCGTCTTCCGACCGCAGCGCCTCGCGCTGCTGGGGGCCGCCCTGATCCCCGTCCTCGTGAACGGCGTCTTCCTCGCCGGTGGCTTCGGCGATTCCATCGACCCGACCCTGTTCGGGTTCGCGGCGACCGGGACCGTGATGACCTACCTCATCTTCCGGCAGGACCGGTTCTCGTTCTCGCCGGTCGCACGCACCCTGATCATCGACCAGATCGGTGACGCGATCATCGTCGTCAGCCCGACCGGGCGGGTGCTGGACCTCAACCCCGCCGCGGCCGAGCTCGCCCTCGGGCTCACCGTCCGGTCGCAGGCCGACCTGGTCGGGAGCACCGTCCGCGAGCTGTTCGGGACGAGCTTGGCGCTTGACGGCCGCCATCGGCAGGTGGTGGTGGACCTGCCCGGCGGGACCCGCGCGGAGTTCCACGTGCGCTCGTCGCCGCTCGTCGACCGCCGCTCGCGCGAGCTCGGCAGTGTCCTCGTCGCGCGCAACGTCACGGAGGCCAACGCGCAGACCCGCCGGCTGTCGGAGGCGAACGACCAGCTCGTCCGGCAGGTCGAGACGATCGATCGCCTGCGCGCCGACCTCGTCCAGCTCGCCAGCCGAGACCCGCTGACCGGGCTGCACAACCGGCGCTACCTCGTCGAGCGGTTCGCCGGGATGCTCGAGACGGCCCGCGTCGAGGGCTCGTGCGTGGTCGTGACGCTCGTCGACATCGACCGGTTCAAGTCGATCAACGACGAGTTCGGGCACCTGGCGGGCGACCGCGTGCTGATCGCGATCGCCCAGCGCCTGCGCGAGCAGGCGCCGGCCGGCGCGCTGGTCGCGCGCTGGGGCGGCGAGGAGTTCTTCGTGGCGCTGCCCGGCACGGGGACGGCGGACGGTCTCGCCTTCGCCGAGGAGCTCCGGCGCCGCTGCGAGCAGCAGGGAGTCACGGTCGAGGACCGCACGATCCGGTGCACGCTCAGCGCCGGCGTCGCGACGTACCCGGACTCCGGCGCGAGCATGAACGACCTGTTCCACGCCGCCGACATGGCGATGTACGCGGCCAAGGCGGCCGGCCGCAACGTCGTGCGCCTGTATGAGCCGACGGAGCCCGACGAAATGACGCAGCCCGACGAAATGACGCAGCCCGACGACTGA
- a CDS encoding TetR/AcrR family transcriptional regulator, with protein MGRTATFESAQAVRAARDLFWDRGFEAASIADLERATGLNRSSLYHAFGSKRGLFDAAVADYLETVVRPRLLVLRDGAGTSGLLAYVDGLRLAIETLPADSPRRGCLLVNCAAGLAGHDDAARAVVDAYRAELTAALRQALAAASDDDDDARLGAHARTLAAASMSAMLLARVNPGAAAAVLGDAREQILAWSR; from the coding sequence ATGGGCCGGACCGCGACGTTCGAGTCGGCGCAGGCCGTGCGCGCCGCGCGCGACCTGTTCTGGGACCGCGGCTTCGAGGCCGCGTCGATCGCGGACCTCGAACGGGCGACGGGCCTGAACCGGTCCAGCCTCTACCACGCGTTCGGCAGCAAGCGCGGGCTCTTCGACGCCGCCGTCGCCGACTACCTCGAGACCGTCGTCCGCCCCCGCCTGCTCGTGCTGCGCGACGGCGCCGGCACGAGCGGCCTGCTGGCCTACGTCGACGGGCTCCGCCTCGCGATCGAGACCCTGCCCGCCGACTCCCCCCGGCGCGGTTGCCTGCTCGTCAACTGCGCCGCCGGGCTGGCGGGCCACGACGATGCCGCCCGCGCCGTCGTCGACGCCTACCGAGCCGAGCTCACCGCGGCGCTCCGGCAGGCGCTCGCCGCGGCGTCGGACGACGACGACGACGCGCGGCTGGGCGCGCACGCGCGGACGCTCGCGGCGGCATCGATGAGCGCGATGCTGCTCGCTCGGGTCAACCCGGGCGCCGCGGCGGCGGTCTTGGGCGACGCGCGCGAGCAGATTCTCGCCTGGTCGCGCTGA
- a CDS encoding NADP-dependent oxidoreductase, translated as MTSSVVSTQVQLVARPAGWPVPADFRLARIELGELGPNEVRVANEFISVDPYMRGRMNDVKSYAPPYSLGATMGGGAVGRVVASRADAVAVGDVVVHQLGWRDVAQGDAAGFRVVPELAGVPLSANLGVLGMTAFTAYVGLLEIAHLTPGDTVFVSGAAGAVGSMVGQIARLKGAGRVVGSAGSAAKVELLTSRYGFDAAFNYRDGAIAEQLAAAAPEGVDVYFDNVGGEHLEAALEMANPGGRVAACGAISQYNESAAPVGPRNLSNVVTRGLTIKGFTVGNYLQHYPAFAAEMGAWLAADAVVFDETVVDGIDHAVEAFLGLMRGENTGKMVVRTLPAT; from the coding sequence ATGACCTCGTCCGTCGTCAGCACCCAGGTCCAGCTCGTCGCGCGTCCGGCCGGTTGGCCGGTTCCCGCGGACTTCCGCCTCGCCCGCATCGAGCTCGGCGAGCTCGGGCCCAACGAGGTCCGGGTGGCGAACGAGTTCATCTCGGTCGACCCGTACATGCGCGGGCGGATGAACGACGTCAAGTCCTACGCGCCGCCGTACTCGCTCGGCGCGACGATGGGCGGGGGAGCCGTGGGCCGCGTCGTCGCGTCGCGGGCCGACGCCGTCGCGGTGGGCGACGTCGTCGTGCACCAGCTGGGCTGGCGCGACGTCGCGCAGGGCGACGCCGCGGGCTTCCGCGTGGTGCCCGAGCTGGCAGGTGTGCCACTCTCGGCGAACCTCGGCGTCCTGGGCATGACGGCGTTCACCGCGTACGTCGGGCTGCTCGAGATCGCCCACCTCACGCCGGGCGACACGGTGTTCGTCTCCGGCGCGGCGGGGGCCGTCGGCTCGATGGTCGGCCAGATCGCGCGGCTCAAGGGCGCGGGGCGGGTCGTCGGCTCGGCGGGGTCGGCCGCGAAGGTCGAGCTCCTGACGAGCCGGTACGGCTTCGACGCGGCGTTCAACTACCGCGACGGCGCCATCGCCGAACAGCTCGCGGCGGCGGCGCCCGAGGGCGTCGACGTCTACTTCGACAACGTCGGCGGCGAGCACCTCGAGGCGGCCCTCGAGATGGCCAACCCCGGCGGCCGGGTCGCGGCGTGCGGCGCGATCTCCCAGTACAACGAGAGCGCGGCCCCGGTCGGCCCGCGGAACCTGAGCAACGTCGTCACGCGCGGCCTGACGATCAAGGGTTTCACGGTCGGCAACTACCTGCAGCACTACCCGGCGTTCGCCGCGGAGATGGGCGCATGGCTCGCGGCCGACGCCGTGGTCTTCGACGAGACCGTCGTGGACGGGATCGACCACGCCGTGGAGGCGTTCCTCGGCCTGATGCGCGGCGAGAACACCGGCAAGATGGTCGTCCGCACGCTGCCGGCGACGTAA
- the malQ gene encoding 4-alpha-glucanotransferase: MTSSPFTDRQFGVLLHPSSLFGHEDVGTLGAQAYEFVDWLASTGASIWQILPLTRNGQYDSPYFSYSTFAGNPWLIDLDHLQAAGLLDEPDLHAELVDARVPFADLPRTKRPQLLAAAAAFLANPEHRWWPAFLQFRREQAWLSDTAHFFALKEQFDDAPWWSWPAPLRTRDRGAVLASARQLGARIASWEAVLFFVDLQWAALKAYANRQGIQVLGDLPIYVNHDSADVWLHSEQFQLDAGGGLVAQSGVPPDYFSETGQLWGNPLYRWDVMERDGFGWWVERLRRCIELTDVVRIDHFRALAAYWEVPADAADARGGRWVAGPGQAFIDRLREEFPTLPFVAEDLGTLDDDVYRLRDDNGLFGMRILQFGFDGTPDNPHQPHMFTEHCIAYTGTHDNETVAGWWAGLPDGLRRDVARYYQFEPDADVGRVVWSLIEATLGSRAGVAVVPIQDLLVLDDQARMNDPSTFVGNWSWRMPPTGLSPELAGSVRRLAAQYGRVAER; encoded by the coding sequence ATGACGAGCTCCCCGTTCACCGACCGCCAGTTCGGAGTCCTGCTCCACCCGTCCAGCCTCTTCGGGCACGAGGACGTCGGCACGCTCGGCGCGCAGGCCTACGAGTTCGTGGACTGGCTCGCGAGCACCGGCGCGTCGATCTGGCAGATCCTGCCGCTGACCCGCAACGGGCAGTACGACTCGCCCTACTTCAGCTACTCGACCTTCGCTGGCAACCCCTGGCTGATCGACCTCGACCACCTCCAGGCGGCCGGCCTGCTGGACGAGCCCGACCTGCACGCGGAGCTCGTCGATGCGCGCGTGCCGTTCGCCGACCTGCCCCGCACCAAGCGGCCGCAGCTGCTCGCGGCCGCGGCGGCGTTCCTGGCCAACCCGGAGCACCGGTGGTGGCCGGCGTTCCTGCAGTTCCGGCGCGAGCAGGCCTGGCTGTCCGACACCGCGCACTTCTTCGCGCTCAAGGAGCAGTTCGACGACGCGCCCTGGTGGTCGTGGCCCGCGCCCCTGCGCACGCGCGACCGCGGCGCCGTGCTCGCGTCGGCCCGGCAGCTCGGCGCCCGCATCGCGAGCTGGGAGGCCGTGCTCTTCTTCGTCGACCTGCAGTGGGCCGCGCTCAAGGCCTACGCGAACCGACAGGGCATCCAGGTGCTCGGCGACCTGCCGATATACGTCAACCACGACTCCGCCGACGTCTGGCTGCACTCCGAGCAGTTCCAGCTCGACGCCGGCGGCGGCCTGGTCGCCCAGTCGGGCGTGCCGCCGGACTACTTCAGCGAGACCGGCCAGCTCTGGGGCAACCCCCTGTACCGCTGGGACGTCATGGAGCGGGACGGTTTCGGGTGGTGGGTCGAGCGCCTGCGGCGCTGCATCGAGCTGACCGACGTCGTGCGCATCGACCACTTCCGGGCGCTGGCCGCGTACTGGGAGGTCCCCGCCGACGCCGCCGACGCGCGCGGCGGGCGCTGGGTGGCCGGGCCCGGCCAGGCGTTCATCGACCGGCTGCGCGAGGAGTTCCCGACGCTGCCCTTCGTCGCCGAGGACCTCGGCACGCTCGACGACGACGTGTACCGGCTCCGGGACGACAACGGGCTGTTCGGCATGCGCATCCTGCAGTTCGGGTTCGACGGGACGCCTGACAACCCGCACCAGCCGCACATGTTCACCGAGCACTGCATCGCCTACACGGGCACGCACGACAACGAGACCGTCGCGGGCTGGTGGGCCGGGCTGCCGGACGGCCTGCGCCGCGACGTCGCGCGGTACTACCAGTTCGAGCCGGACGCCGACGTCGGCCGGGTCGTCTGGTCGCTCATCGAGGCGACGCTCGGCTCGCGCGCCGGCGTCGCGGTCGTCCCGATCCAGGACCTGCTCGTCCTGGACGACCAGGCCCGGATGAACGACCCGTCGACCTTCGTCGGCAACTGGTCGTGGCGGATGCCGCCCACCGGCCTAAGCCCCGAGCTGGCCGGCTCGGTCCGGCGCCTCGCCGCGCAGTACGGGCGGGTCGCCGAGCGCTAA
- a CDS encoding ABC transporter substrate-binding protein, producing MKKSTNRGLGTLAAAIAATLTLTACGAGRTDDAASSDTEGSAGATILVGTTDKVTAIDPAGSYDNGSFNIETQVYPFLMSFEPGGAELAPDAAESCEYTTETVYTCVLKADQTFANGNPINASTVKYSFDRQITINDPNGPASLLTNLESVEAVDDTTVAFTLKSANDQTFPQVLASPAGPIVDEKSFPADALLDDDAIVEAEAFAGPYTISSYKKNELVELTKNADYAGVQGEVKNDGVTLKYYADSNNLKLDIASGAIDVATRSLTPTDIESLEGTDGVNVVSGPGGEIRYVVFNLETMPGDTADQKLAIRKAFAYSLDRQEIATQVYKDTYTPLYSYVPEGLPGAATPFKDIYGTTPDVDAATALLADAGVTTPVTLALQYNPDHYGPSSDQEYAAVKRQLEATGLFTVDLASTEWVTYAEERTADAYPAYQLGWFPDFSDADNYLTPFFDAGNFLGNHFENAEISALLASERTDPNPETRAATLVQIQTEMATKYLSTVPLLQGSQTAVARDGVLGVEDTLNSSFQFRYAVLSKS from the coding sequence GTGAAGAAGAGCACAAATCGCGGCCTGGGCACACTGGCGGCCGCCATCGCGGCGACACTCACGTTGACCGCCTGCGGCGCGGGCCGCACCGACGACGCCGCCTCGAGCGACACCGAGGGTTCCGCCGGCGCGACGATCCTCGTCGGCACGACCGACAAGGTGACCGCGATCGACCCGGCCGGCTCCTACGACAACGGCTCCTTCAACATCGAGACCCAGGTGTACCCCTTCCTCATGAGCTTCGAGCCGGGCGGGGCCGAGCTGGCCCCGGACGCCGCCGAGAGCTGCGAGTACACGACCGAGACGGTCTACACCTGCGTCCTCAAGGCGGATCAGACGTTCGCCAACGGGAACCCGATCAACGCCTCGACGGTCAAGTACAGCTTCGACCGCCAGATCACGATCAACGACCCGAACGGCCCGGCGTCGCTGCTGACGAACCTCGAGTCCGTCGAGGCCGTCGACGACACGACGGTGGCCTTCACCCTCAAGAGCGCGAACGACCAGACGTTCCCGCAGGTGCTCGCCTCGCCCGCCGGTCCGATCGTGGACGAGAAGTCGTTCCCGGCCGACGCGCTTCTCGACGACGACGCGATCGTCGAGGCCGAGGCGTTCGCCGGGCCGTACACGATCTCGTCCTACAAGAAGAACGAGCTCGTCGAGCTGACCAAGAACGCCGACTATGCGGGCGTCCAGGGCGAGGTCAAGAACGACGGCGTGACGCTCAAGTACTACGCCGACTCGAACAACCTCAAGCTCGACATCGCGAGCGGCGCGATCGACGTCGCGACACGCAGCCTGACCCCGACCGACATCGAGAGCCTCGAGGGCACGGACGGCGTCAACGTCGTCAGCGGCCCCGGTGGCGAGATCCGCTACGTGGTCTTCAACCTCGAGACCATGCCGGGCGACACGGCCGACCAGAAGCTCGCGATCCGCAAGGCGTTCGCGTACTCGCTCGACCGCCAGGAGATCGCAACGCAGGTCTACAAGGACACCTACACGCCCCTGTACTCCTACGTGCCCGAGGGCCTGCCGGGTGCGGCCACGCCGTTCAAGGACATCTACGGCACGACGCCCGACGTCGACGCCGCGACCGCGCTGCTCGCCGACGCCGGGGTCACCACCCCGGTGACGCTCGCGCTGCAGTACAACCCGGACCACTACGGCCCGAGCTCCGACCAGGAGTACGCCGCCGTCAAGCGCCAGCTCGAGGCGACCGGCCTGTTCACGGTCGACCTCGCGTCGACCGAGTGGGTCACGTACGCCGAGGAGCGCACGGCGGACGCGTACCCGGCCTACCAGCTCGGCTGGTTCCCGGACTTCTCGGACGCCGACAACTACCTGACGCCGTTCTTCGACGCGGGCAACTTCCTCGGCAACCACTTCGAGAACGCCGAGATCAGCGCGCTGCTCGCCTCCGAGCGCACCGATCCCAACCCCGAGACGCGGGCCGCGACGCTCGTGCAGATCCAGACCGAGATGGCGACGAAGTACCTGTCGACCGTGCCCCTGCTGCAGGGCTCGCAGACCGCCGTCGCGCGGGACGGGGTGCTGGGCGTCGAGGACACCCTCAACTCGTCCTTCCAGTTCCGGTACGCCGTCCTCAGCAAGAGCTGA